A portion of the Carassius carassius unplaced genomic scaffold, fCarCar2.1 SCAFFOLD_64, whole genome shotgun sequence genome contains these proteins:
- the si:cabz01076231.1 gene encoding calcium-binding protein 2: protein MAQKADRTPSTDSLTADGSAPKSALRKTASGDATKKKKCKKSNEDAMNKVYTNLLNSVFGQERELSQPELDELAEAFKEFDYDQDGYLNYKDLAECMRTMGYMPTEMELLEIIQQIKMRLGGLMDFDDFCELMGPRMMVETADMLGLKELKSSFCQFDADGDGKISLDEMKEALRTLLGEKLKKGELEEILKELDLNGDGTVDFDEFVMMLSVR, encoded by the exons ATGGCCCAGAAAGCAGACAGAACTCCATCTACAGACAG CCTAACAGCTGATGGCTCCGCCCCCAAATCTGCTCTCCGCAAGACAGCATCCGGCGACGCCACCAAGAAGAAGAAATGCAAGAAATCCAACGAGGATGCCATGAACAAGGTGTACACTAACCTGCTGAACAGCGTCTTCGGACAG GAGCGAGAGCTGTCTCAGCCAGAGCTAGACG AGCTGGCAGAGGCATTCAAGGAGTTCGATTACGATCAGGACGGCTATCTGAACTATAAGGATCTGGCCGAGTGCATGCGGACGATGGGCTACATGCCCACAGAGATGGAGCTGCTGGAGATCATCCAGCAGATCAAGATGAGGC tTGGAGGTCTGATGGATTTTGATGATTTCTGTGAGTTGATGGGCCCCAGGATGATGGTGGAGACGGCGGATATGCTGGGACTCAAAGAGCTCAAAAGCTCCTTCTGTCAG TTCGACGCTGACGGTGATGGGAAGATCTCTCTGGATGAGATGAAGGAGGCTCTGAGGACGCTGTTAGGAGAGAAACTCAAGAAAGGAGAGCTGGAGGAGATCCTGAAGGAGCTGGACCTGAACGGAGACGGAACCGTGGATTTCGACG AGTTTGTGATGATGCTGTCGGTGCGATAA